In Nocardia yunnanensis, one DNA window encodes the following:
- a CDS encoding BCCT family transporter, whose protein sequence is MSAPSTTPGPSPVHPRTAVAPRVFWPAALVVTAFTVYAIVFRDAAARQAKAVQDHVIGDFGWYYIVLVTLFVVFAIRLGLGRFGGITLGDDGERAEYSLSAWLPMLFAAGMGIGLVFWGVAEPLFHYEDPRPGVGSTPAQRADAAMVQTFLHWGIHPWAIYVVVGLAIAYSNHRKGRPVSIRWSLESLVGDRIRGWRGDVIDVVAVIGTVFGVATSLGLGVLQISAGLNYQGWLHEPGKGLQVVLVVAVTALATISVAVDKGIKLLSQANMGVAAVLLVYVLIAGPTLFIVDALVQNLGQYLQTLPRISLYTGASEGPDGTAWTRQWTVFYWGWWISWAPFVGVFIARISRGRTVREFVAGVLLVPTLLTFVWFAVFGGAGLHREMFGGGGLSGADGPDRDSALFALLHTLPGGSVTAGLAILVIVLFFVTSADSGALVVNMLSSGGNPEPPRWSRAFWTCAQGAVAVALLVASGTGATALTTLQTVAILIALPFSVVMLAMSVALVRTFRLEAP, encoded by the coding sequence GTGAGCGCACCGAGCACCACCCCCGGCCCGAGTCCCGTCCATCCTCGAACGGCGGTGGCGCCCAGGGTCTTCTGGCCCGCCGCACTGGTGGTGACCGCGTTCACGGTGTACGCCATCGTCTTTCGCGACGCCGCCGCCCGGCAGGCGAAGGCCGTGCAGGATCACGTGATCGGCGACTTCGGCTGGTACTACATCGTGCTCGTGACCCTGTTCGTGGTGTTCGCGATCCGGCTGGGGCTGGGCCGATTCGGCGGCATCACCCTCGGCGACGACGGCGAACGGGCCGAATATTCGCTAAGCGCTTGGCTTCCCATGTTGTTCGCGGCCGGCATGGGTATCGGCCTGGTGTTCTGGGGTGTGGCCGAACCGCTGTTCCACTACGAGGATCCGCGGCCGGGCGTGGGTTCGACGCCGGCGCAGCGCGCGGATGCGGCCATGGTGCAGACGTTTCTGCACTGGGGCATCCACCCGTGGGCCATCTACGTGGTGGTGGGTCTGGCGATCGCGTATTCGAATCACCGCAAGGGCCGGCCGGTGTCGATTCGCTGGTCGCTGGAATCGCTTGTGGGCGACCGTATTCGCGGGTGGCGGGGCGACGTCATCGACGTGGTGGCGGTGATCGGCACGGTCTTCGGCGTGGCCACCTCGCTCGGGCTGGGGGTGCTGCAGATCTCGGCGGGCCTGAATTATCAAGGCTGGCTGCACGAACCGGGCAAGGGCTTGCAGGTGGTGCTGGTGGTGGCGGTCACCGCGCTGGCCACGATCTCGGTGGCGGTGGACAAGGGCATCAAGCTGCTGTCGCAGGCGAACATGGGTGTGGCGGCCGTGCTGCTGGTGTACGTGCTCATCGCGGGGCCGACGCTGTTCATCGTCGACGCGCTGGTGCAGAACCTCGGCCAGTATCTGCAGACGCTGCCGCGAATCAGCCTCTACACCGGCGCGTCCGAGGGACCGGACGGTACCGCCTGGACCCGGCAGTGGACGGTCTTCTACTGGGGCTGGTGGATCAGCTGGGCGCCCTTCGTCGGGGTGTTCATCGCGCGCATCTCCCGCGGCCGCACGGTGCGTGAGTTCGTGGCCGGCGTGCTGCTGGTGCCGACGCTGCTGACCTTCGTGTGGTTCGCGGTCTTCGGCGGTGCGGGCCTGCATCGCGAAATGTTCGGCGGCGGTGGGCTGTCGGGTGCGGATGGTCCCGACCGTGACAGCGCCCTGTTCGCACTGCTGCACACCCTGCCCGGCGGATCGGTGACCGCGGGGCTGGCGATTCTGGTGATCGTCTTGTTCTTCGTCACCTCCGCCGACTCGGGCGCGCTGGTGGTGAACATGCTGTCCTCGGGCGGCAATCCGGAACCGCCGAGGTGGAGCCGCGCCTTCTGGACCTGCGCGCAGGGGGCGGTAGCGGTGGCATTGCTGGTCGCCAGCGGAACCGGCGCGACAGCCCTGACGACCTTACAGACGGTGGCGATCCTCATAGCGCTGCCGTTCAGTGTCGTGATGCTCGCGATGAGTGTCGCGCTGGTGCGCACCTTCCGCCTCGAGGCCCCTTAG
- a CDS encoding MFS transporter, which translates to MTTALEKDVAAPTAAAGRRGSHALRWWVLAVLGVAQLMVVLDATVVNIALPHAQADLGFSNGDRQWVITGYALAFGSLLLLGGRLSDLFGRRTTFIVGLVGFAAASAIGGAAGNFEMLVGSRVAQGVFGALLAPAALSLLTVTFTEPRERAKAFGIFGAIAGAGGALGLLLGGALTEWASWRWVMYVNLVFAAVALVGAVTLLAKHTATHRPKLDLPGTLAVSAALFGIVYGFSHAESDGWTNGVTLAFLIGGVVLLGVFAWLEQRVAHPLLPLRVVLDKTRGASYITVFTIGIGMFAMFLFLTYYMQQQLGYSPIITGVAFLPMVAGMIASSTTVPALVIPRVGPKVTVVSGFLVATLGMALLTRIGVHTGYASHILPSLILMGLGLGTAMSTAFSGATSGIDHQDAGVASAMVNTSQQVGGSIGTALLSTLASTALTNYVSDHGPATPAVLAEAAVRSYTTTFWWAAAIFVVGAVLTGLIMPNKVPVPAEGEPVLAH; encoded by the coding sequence ATGACAACAGCTCTCGAGAAAGACGTGGCCGCCCCCACGGCGGCGGCCGGGCGGCGCGGATCGCACGCCCTGCGCTGGTGGGTGCTGGCCGTGCTGGGCGTCGCCCAGCTGATGGTCGTACTGGACGCGACCGTCGTGAACATCGCGCTGCCGCACGCCCAGGCCGACCTCGGGTTCTCCAACGGGGACCGGCAGTGGGTCATCACCGGCTACGCACTTGCCTTCGGCAGCCTGCTGCTGCTGGGCGGGCGACTGTCGGATCTGTTCGGCCGTCGCACCACCTTCATCGTGGGCCTGGTCGGCTTCGCCGCCGCCTCCGCGATCGGCGGCGCGGCCGGCAACTTCGAAATGCTCGTCGGATCCCGTGTGGCGCAAGGCGTTTTCGGCGCGCTGCTCGCACCCGCGGCACTGTCGCTGCTGACGGTGACCTTCACCGAACCCCGCGAACGCGCCAAGGCGTTCGGCATCTTCGGCGCCATCGCCGGCGCCGGCGGCGCACTGGGCCTGCTGCTGGGCGGCGCGCTCACCGAATGGGCCTCGTGGCGCTGGGTGATGTACGTGAACCTGGTGTTCGCGGCCGTGGCACTGGTCGGCGCGGTCACCTTGCTGGCCAAGCACACCGCCACCCATCGGCCCAAGCTGGATCTGCCCGGCACCCTGGCCGTGAGCGCCGCGCTGTTCGGCATCGTGTACGGCTTCTCGCACGCCGAATCCGACGGCTGGACCAATGGCGTGACGCTGGCCTTCCTGATCGGCGGCGTGGTGCTGCTGGGCGTGTTCGCCTGGCTGGAACAGCGGGTCGCGCATCCGCTGCTGCCGCTGCGCGTGGTGCTGGACAAGACCCGTGGCGCGTCCTACATCACCGTGTTCACCATCGGCATCGGCATGTTCGCCATGTTCCTGTTCCTGACCTACTACATGCAGCAGCAGCTGGGGTACTCGCCGATCATCACCGGCGTGGCCTTCCTGCCCATGGTGGCGGGCATGATCGCCTCCTCGACCACGGTGCCGGCGCTGGTGATCCCGCGGGTCGGCCCGAAGGTGACCGTGGTGAGCGGATTCCTGGTCGCCACATTGGGAATGGCGCTGCTGACCCGCATCGGCGTGCACACCGGCTACGCGAGCCACATCCTGCCGAGCCTGATCCTGATGGGTCTGGGCCTGGGTACCGCGATGTCCACCGCGTTCTCCGGCGCCACCTCCGGCATCGACCACCAGGACGCGGGCGTGGCCTCGGCCATGGTCAACACCAGCCAGCAGGTCGGCGGCTCGATCGGCACCGCGCTGCTGAGCACCCTGGCCTCGACGGCGCTGACCAACTACGTGTCCGACCACGGTCCGGCGACGCCGGCCGTGCTGGCGGAGGCCGCGGTGCGAAGCTACACCACCACCTTCTGGTGGGCGGCGGCGATCTTCGTGGTCGGCGCGGTGCTGACCGGGCTGATCATGCCGAACAAGGTGCCGGTCCCGGCCGAGGGCGAACCGGTGCTCGCGCACTGA
- a CDS encoding sigma-70 family RNA polymerase sigma factor, whose translation MKTSRASQFSAARFDHLVGRIAHGDRDAYAELYRRTRGLVYARVLNIVCDTGYAEETCHEVYLQVWRSAGGFDPARGSALTWLSTLAHHQAVDRVRRECSAAGHEHRWGVGDYRPAADVVAEEILRRQEERAIRLGLATLTPYQRESVVLAFYGGLTYAQVAARLGIGLPAVKARIRSGLAQLKTALA comes from the coding sequence GTGAAAACCTCACGCGCATCGCAATTCTCCGCTGCCCGCTTCGATCACCTGGTGGGCCGGATCGCCCACGGTGATCGGGACGCCTACGCGGAGCTCTACCGTCGCACCCGCGGCCTGGTCTACGCCCGGGTCCTGAACATCGTGTGCGACACCGGTTATGCCGAGGAGACGTGTCATGAAGTCTACCTGCAGGTCTGGCGCAGCGCGGGCGGCTTCGACCCGGCCCGCGGCAGCGCCCTGACCTGGCTGTCCACCCTGGCCCACCATCAGGCCGTGGATCGGGTGCGCCGCGAGTGCAGCGCGGCCGGGCACGAACACCGCTGGGGCGTGGGCGATTACCGTCCGGCCGCCGACGTGGTGGCCGAGGAGATCCTGCGCCGCCAGGAGGAACGCGCCATCCGGCTCGGATTGGCCACGCTCACACCGTATCAGCGGGAATCGGTGGTGCTCGCCTTCTACGGCGGGCTCACCTACGCCCAGGTCGCCGCCCGGCTGGGCATCGGGCTGCCGGCGGTGAAGGCGCGCATCCGCTCCGGGCTGGCGCAGCTCAAAACGGCACTGGCATAG
- the mscL gene encoding large conductance mechanosensitive channel protein MscL: MLKGFKELLMRGNVLDLAVAVVMGTAFTAIVTSITKGVLEPLLATLGGNKEYGLGFQILAGKPSTFVALGPIISAGINFLCVAAVLYFVLILPMNTIKHRLSKPTAVKADPTELELLTEIRDLLAKQHADRTPQSANSKTAATLD, translated from the coding sequence ATGCTCAAGGGTTTCAAAGAGTTGCTGATGAGGGGCAACGTCCTCGACTTGGCGGTGGCGGTCGTCATGGGCACCGCGTTCACGGCCATCGTCACCTCGATCACGAAAGGCGTACTCGAACCGCTGCTCGCGACCCTCGGCGGCAACAAGGAATACGGTCTGGGCTTTCAGATCCTGGCCGGCAAACCGTCCACGTTCGTGGCGCTGGGCCCGATCATCAGCGCCGGTATCAACTTCCTCTGCGTCGCCGCGGTCCTCTACTTCGTGCTCATCCTGCCGATGAACACCATCAAGCATCGGCTCAGCAAGCCCACCGCGGTCAAGGCCGATCCGACCGAGCTGGAACTGCTCACCGAGATCCGCGATCTGCTGGCCAAGCAGCACGCCGACCGCACCCCGCAGAGCGCGAACAGCAAGACCGCCGCCACCCTCGACTAG
- a CDS encoding MFS transporter, with protein sequence MTPAPASRWAMLAVLCASLLLVAMDATILNVALPSLIDHMEPSPMEQLWIVDLYGLVLGGLLITCGAVSDRYGRKRLFLSGFVLFGLASVVAATAHAPAQLIGGRALLGVGGAMVMPSTLSLIRNIFTDDRERTLAIGIWASVAGAGAAIGPLVGGHLVEAFGWSAAFWLNVPVVIVTVAAGVWLLPEYRAPQHGSLDWLSAVVSVLGVVALAWGIKHVAKGNPAAIDLVILVAAFALLGLFAYRQTRSPDPLLDVRLFKNRAFTAAAVATLVAMLAIGAALFLISLWLQYIHGYSPSEAGVRTLPAAIATLLGSLATPWLMPRVGVRFLMGFALGALATGFAVLAAVPDTTYPLVALILVCLGIGDGIAITTAAAVLVAAVPAERAGQAGAVEETNYELGIGLGVALLGSIHGRLFTSHMNGLPLRGDDLADARGSVGGAAYVADKIGGETGAQVLGIAQHAYDAALTTTSWISTAMVGAVAVLTVVLVPRGFKATAAH encoded by the coding sequence ATGACACCCGCCCCGGCGAGCCGGTGGGCCATGCTCGCGGTGCTGTGCGCGAGCCTGCTGCTGGTGGCGATGGACGCGACGATCCTGAATGTCGCGCTGCCGTCGCTCATCGATCACATGGAACCCAGTCCCATGGAACAACTCTGGATCGTCGACCTCTACGGTCTGGTCCTGGGCGGACTGCTCATCACCTGCGGCGCGGTCAGCGATCGCTACGGCCGCAAGCGCCTGTTCCTCTCCGGCTTCGTGCTGTTCGGGCTGGCCTCGGTGGTGGCGGCCACCGCGCACGCCCCCGCGCAATTGATCGGCGGGCGCGCGCTGCTGGGAGTCGGCGGCGCCATGGTCATGCCGTCCACGCTCTCGCTGATCCGCAATATCTTCACCGACGACCGCGAACGCACCCTGGCCATCGGCATCTGGGCGTCGGTGGCGGGCGCGGGCGCGGCGATCGGCCCGCTGGTCGGCGGCCATCTGGTCGAGGCGTTCGGTTGGTCGGCGGCCTTCTGGCTCAATGTGCCGGTGGTGATCGTCACGGTGGCCGCGGGTGTGTGGCTGTTGCCGGAATACCGTGCGCCGCAACACGGCAGCCTGGACTGGCTCAGTGCCGTGGTGTCGGTGCTGGGCGTGGTGGCGCTGGCGTGGGGCATCAAGCATGTGGCCAAGGGGAATCCGGCCGCGATCGATCTGGTGATCCTGGTCGCGGCGTTCGCGCTGCTGGGGTTGTTCGCCTACCGGCAGACCCGGTCGCCGGACCCGCTGCTGGACGTGCGGCTGTTCAAGAATCGCGCCTTCACCGCGGCGGCGGTCGCCACCCTGGTGGCCATGCTCGCCATCGGCGCGGCGCTGTTCCTGATCTCGTTGTGGCTGCAGTACATTCACGGCTACTCGCCCTCGGAGGCGGGCGTGCGCACGCTGCCGGCGGCGATCGCGACCCTGCTGGGTTCGCTGGCCACGCCGTGGCTCATGCCGCGGGTGGGGGTGCGGTTCCTGATGGGCTTCGCCCTGGGCGCGCTGGCAACGGGTTTCGCCGTGCTGGCCGCCGTGCCCGACACCACCTATCCGCTGGTCGCGCTGATCCTGGTGTGCCTGGGCATCGGTGACGGCATCGCGATCACCACCGCGGCCGCGGTGCTGGTGGCCGCGGTTCCGGCCGAGCGGGCGGGGCAGGCGGGCGCGGTGGAGGAGACCAACTACGAGCTCGGCATCGGCCTCGGCGTGGCGCTGCTGGGCAGCATTCACGGCCGGCTGTTCACCTCGCACATGAACGGATTGCCGCTGCGCGGTGACGATCTCGCCGATGCGCGCGGCTCGGTGGGCGGTGCGGCCTACGTCGCGGACAAGATCGGCGGCGAGACCGGGGCGCAGGTGCTCGGCATCGCCCAGCACGCCTACGACGCGGCGCTCACCACCACCTCCTGGATCTCCACCGCCATGGTGGGCGCGGTGGCGGTATTGACCGTGGTGCTGGTGCCCCGCGGCTTCAAGGCGACCGCCGCGCACTGA
- a CDS encoding GAF and ANTAR domain-containing protein, whose product MASSQFDQLTGRFLRAVRDAGGGLGAVCAACVRVLPVTRAAIVLEERDAGMQPWCASDEFARRVEFAQATAGEGPAVSAVAEGVPVLVADLGVDCEQWPGFAEALTVSAAGEPLCGAMFAVPLRLGSIRLGTVDLYRDVTGRPGSRLLSAALHIADLVTASLVLATGDEARQWAQPLSSRWIHQAAGMTSARRGIDIADAYACLRGYAFTHGISLVEVARRVVEREIRIEPE is encoded by the coding sequence ATGGCTTCGTCGCAGTTCGATCAGTTGACGGGACGGTTCCTGCGCGCGGTGCGCGATGCCGGTGGTGGCCTGGGCGCGGTCTGCGCCGCCTGTGTGCGGGTGTTACCGGTGACCCGGGCCGCCATCGTGCTCGAGGAACGCGATGCGGGCATGCAACCCTGGTGCGCCAGTGACGAATTCGCGCGCCGGGTGGAATTCGCGCAGGCCACCGCGGGCGAGGGGCCCGCGGTCAGCGCCGTCGCCGAGGGCGTGCCGGTGCTGGTGGCCGACCTGGGCGTGGACTGCGAGCAGTGGCCGGGCTTCGCCGAGGCGCTGACGGTGTCCGCTGCCGGGGAACCGCTCTGCGGCGCCATGTTCGCGGTGCCGTTGCGGCTGGGCTCGATTCGGCTCGGCACCGTCGATCTGTATCGCGACGTGACCGGGCGGCCGGGGTCGCGGCTGCTGTCGGCGGCGCTGCACATCGCCGATCTGGTCACCGCCTCCCTGGTGCTGGCCACCGGCGACGAGGCCCGGCAGTGGGCACAGCCGTTGTCCAGCCGCTGGATTCACCAGGCCGCCGGCATGACCAGCGCCCGGCGCGGCATCGATATCGCCGACGCCTACGCCTGCCTGCGCGGATACGCCTTCACCCATGGGATTTCCCTGGTGGAGGTGGCACGGCGGGTGGTGGAGCGCGAGATTCGCATCGAGCCCGAATGA
- a CDS encoding D-arabinono-1,4-lactone oxidase — translation MTNSWVNWAGDQSCAPATIAEPSSPEDVAAVLAQAEAAGHTVRVAGSGHSFTETVLTDGTLMRLNQLDRILEVDRASGLVRVEAGITLNAASTALHPLGLAFPNLGDIDVQSIAGATATGTHGTGARLQNLSAALHSVELVLADGSRVELNEQSDPDGWRAARVNVGALGVVTAVTLRMVPSFVLEGIERPVPVEEVLTDLDSYVDGNEHFEFYMFAHSPLAMTKRNNTVELPEQPRGKAVDWFSDILMTNYTFDALCRLTRRRPGLIPWVQRGAAYAGSYRRQVERSYKVFASPRLFRFTEMEYALPRAHSVDAIREIKEVAKHFDTPMPIEVRWVAADDAFLSPAGGRDTCYIAVHQYQGMDYEPYFRACERVFDRYNGRPHWGKRHFQTAETLRERYPDWDRFAEVRRRLDPKGRFTNAYLERVLGPVS, via the coding sequence ATGACCAACTCTTGGGTGAACTGGGCCGGGGATCAGAGCTGTGCCCCGGCGACCATCGCCGAACCGAGCTCGCCCGAGGACGTCGCGGCAGTACTCGCCCAGGCCGAGGCCGCCGGCCACACCGTGCGGGTCGCGGGATCCGGCCACTCGTTCACCGAGACCGTGCTCACCGACGGCACCCTCATGCGCCTGAACCAGCTCGACCGGATCCTCGAGGTGGACCGCGCCAGCGGGCTGGTCCGGGTGGAAGCGGGCATCACCCTCAATGCCGCCAGCACCGCGCTGCACCCGCTGGGTCTGGCCTTCCCCAATCTCGGTGATATCGACGTGCAGTCGATCGCGGGCGCGACCGCGACCGGCACCCACGGCACCGGGGCCCGGCTCCAGAACCTTTCGGCCGCACTGCATTCGGTGGAACTGGTGCTGGCCGACGGCAGCCGGGTGGAGCTCAACGAGCAGTCCGATCCGGACGGCTGGCGCGCCGCGCGGGTGAATGTGGGCGCGCTCGGCGTGGTCACCGCGGTCACCCTGCGGATGGTGCCGTCGTTCGTGCTCGAGGGCATCGAGCGGCCGGTGCCGGTCGAGGAGGTGCTCACCGATCTGGACAGCTACGTGGACGGCAACGAGCACTTCGAGTTCTACATGTTCGCGCACAGCCCGCTGGCGATGACCAAGCGCAACAACACCGTCGAGCTGCCCGAGCAACCGCGCGGCAAGGCCGTGGACTGGTTCTCCGACATCCTCATGACCAACTACACCTTCGACGCCCTGTGCCGGCTGACCCGCCGACGCCCCGGCCTGATCCCGTGGGTGCAGCGCGGCGCGGCCTACGCGGGCAGCTACCGCCGCCAGGTCGAGCGCTCCTACAAGGTGTTCGCCAGCCCGCGGCTGTTCCGTTTCACCGAGATGGAATACGCACTGCCGCGCGCGCATTCGGTCGATGCCATCCGCGAGATCAAGGAGGTGGCCAAGCATTTCGACACCCCGATGCCGATCGAGGTGCGCTGGGTCGCCGCCGACGACGCCTTCCTCTCGCCCGCCGGCGGTCGCGACACCTGCTACATCGCGGTCCACCAGTACCAGGGCATGGACTACGAACCGTATTTCCGTGCCTGCGAACGGGTTTTCGATCGCTACAACGGCCGCCCGCACTGGGGCAAGCGGCACTTCCAGACCGCCGAGACGCTGCGGGAGCGCTACCCGGACTGGGATCGTTTCGCCGAGGTGCGCCGCCGCCTGGACCCCAAGGGCCGGTTCACCAATGCCTACCTCGAGCGGGTGCTGGGTCCGGTGTCCTGA
- a CDS encoding TetR/AcrR family transcriptional regulator — protein MNHVTTAPPPRRLRADAARNQQRIIAAARELFADRGLEVTLDDVAERAGVGVGTVYRRFANKQELISEVFDQMVTELAGAVDAALHHPDPWQGLVGLFEYSCRHIAVNRGFGEVILELHDSMDRFVCMKDRIRPGMNAVIQRAKDAGALQPDIEPADFFAMVNMVDGIAGFARPVNSDVWERYMAVILNGVRGDGVPRMPLTQPPLTEDEVERAKAAACPPRKR, from the coding sequence GTGAATCACGTCACCACCGCGCCACCACCTCGGCGTCTGCGCGCGGACGCCGCCCGCAACCAGCAGCGCATCATCGCGGCCGCCCGCGAGCTGTTCGCCGATCGCGGCCTGGAGGTCACCCTCGACGATGTGGCCGAACGCGCCGGCGTCGGCGTCGGCACGGTCTACCGCCGCTTCGCCAACAAGCAGGAGCTCATCTCCGAGGTCTTCGACCAGATGGTCACCGAGCTGGCCGGGGCCGTGGACGCCGCACTGCACCACCCGGACCCGTGGCAGGGCCTGGTCGGCCTGTTCGAGTACTCGTGCCGACACATCGCGGTCAACCGCGGTTTCGGCGAGGTGATCCTCGAATTGCACGACAGCATGGACCGTTTCGTCTGCATGAAGGACCGCATCCGGCCCGGCATGAACGCCGTCATCCAGCGCGCCAAGGACGCCGGCGCCCTGCAGCCCGATATCGAGCCGGCCGATTTCTTCGCCATGGTGAACATGGTCGACGGCATCGCGGGCTTCGCCCGGCCGGTGAATTCCGATGTCTGGGAGCGCTATATGGCGGTGATCCTCAACGGCGTCCGCGGTGACGGCGTGCCCCGCATGCCGCTCACGCAACCACCCTTGACCGAGGACGAGGTGGAACGCGCCAAGGCGGCGGCGTGCCCGCCGCGCAAACGGTAG
- a CDS encoding GAF and ANTAR domain-containing protein, whose product MAGASRPASGVMAVSDSELLVTVLARFARLLPATHELPHILDELMRSAIDVLEPGGVTVALSPQSRGDRSEVFGGIPADLLDLEACQRDHDRGPGVVAHSCGAPVTVTEIGSYGDLWPEYANLAARHRISSVAAIPMRLDGTEAGVLSLYSRDPRRWTGRDLSVATLLAGMAAGHIVTVNLVARQQRVTEQLQRALITRVVVEQAKGVIAHAHHTTPDAAFELIRAHARRNRVTVHAVAHGIVELGLHI is encoded by the coding sequence GTGGCGGGCGCTTCGCGTCCGGCGAGCGGGGTGATGGCGGTGTCCGACAGCGAGCTGCTGGTGACGGTGTTGGCGCGGTTCGCCCGCCTGCTCCCGGCGACCCACGAACTGCCGCACATCCTCGACGAGTTGATGCGCAGCGCCATCGATGTGCTGGAACCGGGCGGGGTGACGGTGGCGCTCTCCCCGCAATCACGGGGAGACCGGTCGGAAGTTTTCGGCGGTATCCCGGCGGATCTGCTGGATCTCGAAGCGTGTCAGCGCGATCACGACCGCGGACCCGGGGTGGTGGCGCACAGCTGCGGGGCGCCGGTCACCGTCACCGAGATCGGCAGCTACGGCGACCTGTGGCCCGAGTACGCCAATCTGGCTGCCCGGCATCGCATTTCCTCGGTGGCCGCCATCCCCATGCGGCTCGACGGAACCGAAGCCGGTGTGCTGAGCCTGTATTCGCGCGATCCCCGGCGGTGGACGGGCCGGGATCTCTCCGTCGCGACGCTGCTCGCGGGCATGGCCGCCGGTCATATCGTCACCGTGAATCTGGTGGCCCGCCAGCAGCGGGTGACCGAGCAGCTACAGCGCGCGCTGATCACCCGGGTCGTGGTCGAGCAGGCCAAGGGCGTGATCGCGCACGCGCACCACACCACGCCGGACGCGGCCTTCGAACTGATTCGCGCGCACGCTCGCCGCAACCGGGTCACCGTGCACGCCGTGGCCCACGGCATCGTCGAACTGGGACTGCATATTTGA
- a CDS encoding CsbD family protein: MSSFGDKMNEAGDQAKSAAQDMGDKAREAADKARDEVQHAGEEMKEKVGGLMGKIKEKLGGGSK, encoded by the coding sequence ATGTCTTCTTTCGGCGACAAGATGAACGAGGCCGGTGACCAGGCCAAGTCCGCGGCCCAGGACATGGGCGACAAGGCCCGGGAGGCCGCCGACAAGGCCCGCGACGAGGTGCAACACGCGGGCGAGGAGATGAAGGAGAAGGTCGGCGGCCTGATGGGCAAGATCAAGGAAAAACTGGGCGGCGGATCGAAGTAA
- a CDS encoding DUF3533 domain-containing protein → MAKDSGPRAGVPLRGWFAPALVLTVLAALIGTMYLGYTSDPEKNLHDFPVALVNQDVGDVLNGKTTNVGDQIADALTQKIPADKIDLRVVGINEARQQLSNGQIYGAIVIPGDFTKRLSILAAAAVLPGDVERPVITVQTNPRAGTYASSIMQRITDRAMAQVNSTVGAQVTDQVKAALAPHDGAPATELSGAARLQLATPIDVVVSPYRPLPAGTGQGLSAFFYTLVLLFAGFSGAMIIHSMIDNVLGYLPAEYGPWFRAPDPMKISRWHTLLIKWAIAALTAPLLSGMFMGIATLFGMPIDQPLALFLYGTLAVIAVAVTGLAVLAAFGTMGLLINMVVFVVLGLPSSSGSIPVEAIPRWIAALSSFEPMHQIYLSVRAILFFDGHLEAGLSTGIWMTIFGLGLGLVLGAVATHTYDLRGLYRLGIAHTLEPVAAADAESGHPQ, encoded by the coding sequence ATGGCGAAAGACAGTGGGCCGCGGGCCGGTGTGCCGCTGCGTGGCTGGTTCGCACCCGCCCTGGTGCTGACCGTGCTCGCGGCGCTGATCGGCACCATGTACCTCGGCTATACCTCCGATCCGGAAAAGAACCTGCACGATTTTCCCGTCGCCCTGGTCAATCAGGACGTGGGCGATGTGCTGAACGGCAAGACCACGAACGTCGGCGACCAGATCGCCGACGCGCTGACCCAGAAGATCCCGGCCGACAAGATCGACCTGCGAGTGGTCGGCATCAACGAGGCCCGCCAGCAGCTGAGCAACGGCCAGATCTACGGCGCCATCGTCATTCCCGGTGATTTCACCAAGCGGCTGTCGATTCTGGCGGCGGCCGCGGTGCTGCCCGGTGACGTGGAACGCCCGGTCATCACCGTGCAGACCAATCCGCGCGCCGGCACCTACGCCTCCTCGATCATGCAGCGCATCACCGATCGCGCCATGGCACAGGTCAATTCGACGGTCGGCGCGCAGGTCACCGATCAGGTGAAGGCGGCGCTCGCCCCGCACGACGGCGCGCCCGCCACCGAACTCAGCGGTGCGGCCCGGCTGCAGCTGGCCACGCCGATCGACGTGGTGGTCAGCCCGTACCGGCCGTTGCCCGCCGGCACCGGACAGGGCCTGTCGGCGTTCTTCTACACCCTGGTGCTGCTGTTCGCGGGCTTCAGCGGGGCCATGATCATCCACTCCATGATCGACAATGTGCTCGGCTACCTGCCGGCCGAATACGGTCCGTGGTTCCGGGCGCCGGATCCGATGAAGATCAGCCGCTGGCACACGCTGCTGATCAAATGGGCCATCGCCGCGCTCACCGCACCGCTGCTGTCGGGCATGTTCATGGGCATCGCGACCCTGTTCGGTATGCCGATCGATCAACCGCTGGCGCTGTTCCTGTACGGCACGCTGGCCGTCATCGCGGTGGCGGTGACCGGCCTGGCGGTGCTGGCCGCCTTCGGCACCATGGGCCTGCTGATCAATATGGTCGTGTTCGTGGTGCTGGGCCTGCCGTCGTCCTCGGGTTCGATTCCGGTGGAGGCGATTCCGCGCTGGATCGCCGCGCTGTCGAGCTTCGAGCCCATGCATCAGATCTACCTGTCGGTGCGCGCCATCCTGTTCTTCGACGGCCATCTCGAGGCCGGCCTGAGCACCGGGATCTGGATGACGATCTTCGGGCTGGGCCTGGGTCTGGTGCTGGGCGCGGTCGCCACCCACACCTACGATCTGCGCGGCCTCTACCGGCTGGGCATCGCGCACACCCTCGAACCCGTCGCGGCGGCCGACGCGGAATCGGGCCACCCACAGTGA